In a single window of the Etheostoma spectabile isolate EspeVRDwgs_2016 chromosome 3, UIUC_Espe_1.0, whole genome shotgun sequence genome:
- the LOC116680881 gene encoding alpha-2-macroglobulin-like protein 1 — protein sequence MQCWYTPCTPPWTSRGNPGNPDALLQGDKQTDRRGCATFIFTMSTFTKIAQKALQDVLQLTANMKEEGTGISRSQEKTTVISYVVGKLTFTDTPKIYDKGSNLEGKVKAVDYNNRPIPDMPVFLFEGERWSSRLLQNLKTDRDGVATFSLSTADFKGDIQLQVSDTPTLGYPPYRTPYYDTNDHKVSLATLSSPDTKSVSSLDVKKKDEPLSCDKEEDIFIQYTILDMELCVFLSGMCVGQAVSGTIQ from the exons ATGCAATGTTGGTATACCCCTTGTACGCCCCCCTGGACATCCAGAGGGAATCCCGGAAATCCCGATGCCTTGCTACAAGGAGACAAACAG ACTGACAGGAGAGGCTGTGCCACTTTTATCTTCACTATGTCAACTTTCACAAAAATTGCACAAAAGGCACTTCAAGATGTACTGCAACTCACTGCAAACATGAAAGAGGAGGGAACAG GTATTTCACGCTCACAAGAGAAGACTACAGTGATTTCATACGTTGTTGGAAAGCTAACTTTCACTGACACTCCCAAGATTTATGACAAAGGATCAAATTTGGAAGGAAAA GTTAAAGCCGTTGATTACAATAATAGACCCATTCCTGACATGCCGGTGTTCCTGTTTGAGGGGGAAAGGTGGTCATCGCGTTTGTTACAGAATCTCAAAACCGACAGAGATGGTGTTGCCACTTTCTCGTTAAGCACAGCTGACTTTAAAGGGGACATCCAATTACAA GTTAGTGACACACCGACACTGGGCTACCCTCCTTACAGAACGCCATACTATGATACTAACGATCACAAAGTGTCTTTGGCCACACTTTCTTCTCCTGATACTAAATCAGTCAGCTCTCTGGATGTGAAGAAGAAGGATGAACCACTTTCCTGtgacaaagaagaagacatcTTCATCCAATACACCATA